CGTCAAGCCGGTGCCGACTATCGTCCGCGGAGTGCTGATGCTCGGCGCAGTAGACAGTAGACAGCAGACAGTAGGCAGGGGAGCACCGTCTGACGGGGGCCGCCGCGGCCAACTTCTGGATGCAGCAGGGCGGAGTGTTGTGGAACTGTATTCCGGCGCTAATGACGTGAGTAGGCTGGCACCGGGCGTGTACTTTGTGAGAGAAGCACAAGCGCAAGCTGGCCGCAACGCGGCGGCCGTCACCAAGGTTGTTATTACGAAGTAAGGAGGAACACTCATGCGCAGGCTGTTGGTTCTGTGCCTTGCGGTGGGACTCGCACATGCCGGCCGCGAGCAGTGGGTTGGGCACGGCCCCTGCGGGTGCCGTCCGAATCCCAATCCTCGGCTGGGGGGTCTCTCGTCCCCGTCAGTGCTGTTCCCCGCCGCGACCGACATGACCGACGTCATGTGCTATGACACCGGTGAAGCGGTCAATTTCTGGTTCTGGTTCCGGGCAGGAAACGGCTGGGGCATGAAGTTCATCAGCCCAAAAGACAGCATCACGCTCGCCGGCGCGTTGTTATACGTGGACTCGATGGGGGCGAACAAAGAGGTGATCGTGAAGGTGTACGCGGATGACGGGGCGCATGGTTCACCCGGGACTTTGATAGCGACGGATACCGCCTCGGATACCTCCACCCTCAAGACCGGCCACTGGAGTCTGGTGCCGATTTGGAAACCGATAGTCGGGCGCAACTTCTACATATTCTATGTCCAGGCAGTTGACTCGATATTCGGTCTGTCGCTCGGTGAGGACGGCGACGAATACGCGCCCGGGCACCGGCAGTGGAAACTGTACAACGGCAAGCTCTCCGAGGACCATAATGCTCCTTTCAGTAACTGGATGATACGCGCCGTGCTCGATTGGACACCGCAGGACACGAACGCAGCAAGCGTCCGGTTCGCGACCGACATGCCTGACGATACTATTTCAAATGTCAACTTCCCAATACGGACGACGATCAGGAACATGGGCAGCGACACGCTGCCGGTCGGCACGCCGGTGCGGCTGCACATCACCGGGCCGCGCGACTACGTGTTCGACGAGTCTACCGCGACGGCGGCAAGATTGCCCCACGGCGCGACGGAGCAGATGAACTTCTTGCCGGTCTGGCACATCCCGAAGCGGCCGGGCTACTACTCCATCAGAGTAGCAACCGAGGCCGCGGGTGAAAAGTGGCCGGCCGACGACACAATCGCGTGGGACATGTTTGCCGGCGGCTGGTGTGAGTACATTCGCGAATCGCCGACGGATTCGTTGACTTGGGCGGGTCCGGAGCGGGCTGTGAAGTTCGACCCGACAACCTTCCTTCTGCAGTACCCGGTTGGGATAGCGGGCTTGAGGGCCGACTTCTGTTCCGACAGTCTGCATCCATGGGATGATTCGTCGTTCACATTCAAGGTCTACGGCGGCGATGGCCAGACCTTGCTGTACCAAAGCGAGACCTTGGAGGCGACACCGGGCAGTCCGACTGTCGCCAGCCTGGACTCGATGGTCGTCATCGATTCAGGCGACTTCTACGTTGCGGTCGTACCGGTCAGTTCGACTGGCTTCCCATCGACGGCGGGTGACAGCATGGTCGGTGGCCATAGCTACCATGGCAGCCCGGGCGATTGGATTCTGTGGCCCTCGCCGGCGCGCGCGGGCGAGTGGGACATCGCGACCGCGGTCGAAGATCGCTTGGGGATCGCGGAGAGCCACTGGTCTGAAGTCTCAATTTCCAAACCGGCGCCAACCATCGTCCGCGGCATGCTGAGATTGGCGTCTGGCGAAGGGCGAATGGCGAGCTGCTGGATATCTCCGGCCGCAAGGTCCTGACCCTCCATCCCGGTGCGAATGACGTGCGGGCGCTGGCACCGGGCGTGTACTTTGTGAGAGACACCCAAGCGCAAGCCCAAGCACAAGCTGTCCGTAAGGTTGTGATTCAGAAATAGAGGAGCGCGATGAAGCTCTGCGTACTGGCCTCTGCGTTCTGCCTTCTGACTTCGATCGCCCTTGGCGCTGACGTTGGCATTGACACTATTGTCAGTCCTACCGGCACGGTAGACAGTGGAGTGCCGCTTGTCCCCAAGTGCGCGGTACATGCCTATACCGGCACCGGTCAGGTAGACGTCCACTTCGTGATACCTGAAGCCGGGTATCACGATAGCCTGACCCTGCCCCCGCTCCCGCCCGGTCTGGTGGATTCCGCGACGTTCAAGCCATGGGCTCCGAACGCACGGGACAGCATGACAGCGGTGGCGTGGGTGCATTGTAGCGGCGACACGTACCCGCAGAATGACACCTTCCGACTCAGGTTCTTCGTCGATGTGTTGTCCGGCATCGAGGAATCGCCAAGGGTCGGAGTCCGCACGATGAGGCCGGTTCTCACTATGGCGCGCGGCATGCTGTTTCTCCCGAGCAGCACAAGCTCAAGCCTAAGCTGCCTGCTGGACGTAAGCGGGCGGAAGGTGATGGGGCTGCATCCCGGCGCGAATGGCGTGAGCCGTCTGGCTCCCGGTGTCTACTTCGAGCGGTCGGCGGCTAGCGGCGAGCCGTCGGCCGTCTCTGTCCGCAAGGTCATTATCACAAGGTAGGAGGAGTCCATGAAAGCAGGACTATTCGCAGTCTGTTTGAGTCTGTTGCTGGTCTGCATCGCGTATGCTGACTCACTCAACGTCCGGCGCATCGGTAGTTGTCCCACACCGGGTTGGGCACTCGGCGTAAAGGTGAAGGGGGACTACGCGTACGTCGCGGATCACCTTCATGGCCTGCGGGTCATTTCAATCAAAGACCCCGCACACCCGAGCGAGGTCGGACACTGTGGCACGCCGGACGACGTCAGCAACGCGGGACGCCCCCACGTCTTGGGCCGTGCCTACAACCTGGCCGTCGTAGGTGACCTCGCCTACGTTGCCGCCCACAGTCGAGGCTTGCGCATCGTCTCTATTTCCAACCCGGCGAGTCCGGTTGAGGTGGGCTGTTGCAGCCTGCCATCCTTTACGTACAAAGCGGCGGTGGCCGGAGACCTCGCCTACGTCGCGGACGGCGATTCCGGCCTGCGCATTGTCTCAGTCGCTGACCCGGCACATCCGGCTGTGGTCGGATGCTGCAAGACGCCGAGCAGAGCCTGGGGCATCGCGCTCAGTGGCAGCTATGCCTACGTCGCGGACGGGGATTCGGGATTGCGGGTCATCGCAGTGTCTGATTTCGCGCATCCGACCGAGGTCGGCCACTGCGGAATCTCGGGTGATGCCCTGGATGTGACGATGGTTGGGAGTTACGCATATGTGGCGGATGGCATCGGAGGGCTGCGTATTATCTCGATAGCTGACCCGACGAAGCCAGTTGAAGTCGGGCACTGCGCTGGACCGGGCAGCGCCTACGGCGTAGCAGTTGATGGGAACTATGCCTACGTCGCAGATTGGGGCGGCGGGTTACGGGTCGTATCGGTTTCAGACCCGGTTCATCCGACCGAGGTCGGATACTACAACCTGCCGGACTCGGCCTGGGACGTCGCCGTGGCTGGAGGCCAGGCATACGTCGCTGATTATGCCGCAGGGCTGCAGATACTTCAGTTCCACGCCGGAGGCACGAAGAGATAAGGCGGGCGGTACGCTCAAGGACAGGCCGTCCCGAAGGTCCTGATTCTGAGGTAAGGAGACATTGTGAAGCACGTGGCTGTGTCGGTACTTCTGCTGGCTGCGTTGGCGATAGCGCAGTCGTGGCAGGTTGAGCTGGTGGACACGTCATGCCGGCCAACGGATGTCTTCGTCAAACGGGACAGCGGCCGGACCTACGTCGCCTATGTGACCGGCGAAGGCAGTATTCGCATCGCCTCCAAAGATGCGATCTGGCGCTACCAGACGCTCGATACCAGTCTCGTACGGCCGGACGCCGGAATCCACTTTGCGGCGGGCCCCGGCGGACGTATGGCTGTCTCGGGTGTGGATGATTCGACGCGGCCGGTTGTGCTGGAGAGGGTGGATTCCGGATGGGTTCGTGTCTGGACTCACACGGTGCTGGACCCCGCCGCTCCGTTGGCTCGCGCTGTCTACGGTGCTGATTCGATTCCCATTGTCATCTACGCTGTCAACAACTACACGTCGGCTTCGTATGTGATCGCCGAGACCTGGGTGGACTCGGTCTGGCAGGTTGATACTGCCGCTAGTTTTGTCCCGCCGCATGACTATGGATGCGAGCTGACTCTGTACGACGCGGACTGCAGTCCCGATGCCGGACCGTGCTTCATGACCCGATTTGCCTACTGGTTTCCGCCCAGCATGTTGCCCCCAACGTATGAAGTCGGGAAAGACTTTCGTGCTGGCAGTGGCTGGAGGTACGTCGGGCTTGGGGGTGGGTTCCAGGCTGCCGTCGACGGATACGATATCGTGGCAGGCGGGCCCGACACCGCATCAGCGGCCGTGTATTCCGGCGGCCGCTTGAAGTTCGATCAGGATTCGGTGTGGCCTGCCGAGGTGAGGGACGCCGCCGTTCAGGTGGACAGCGCGGGCCGGGAACAGATCGCTTTTGTTTCGCCGGACAGCGTCTTGAGGTTTGCATACAAAGATACGCGCTGGCATTTCCGGCAAGTCCCCGGCGTGACCACGGCGACGTGTTGCGACCTGGCGCTCGATGAGACAGGTCAGCCAGTGATTGCCTTTGAGGATACCGGTGGGCTTTGGCTTGCACACGGCGCGGACATGCTTGGGGCCGGTGAGAGCCCCAAGTCGCAGGCCTCGCGCCACAAACTGGCGGCAACGGTCGTGCGCGGAGTGCTGATGCTCGGCGCAGCAGACAGTAGACAGCAGACAGAAGGCAGGGGAGCACTTCTGGATGCAGCAGGGCGGCGCGTGATGGAACTGCACGCGGGCGCGAATGATGTGAGCCGTCTGGCACGGGGAGTGTACTTCGTGCGAGAGGTGCAAGCACAAGCTCAAGCCCAGGCCGTCCGAAAGGTCGTCGTCACGCAGTAGGAGGCGTCAATGAGAGCGTTAGCTTTGGCAATCAGCTTGGGCCTGCCGCTGGTCGGCGTGGCGCCGGCCGCGGATTCGCTCAATGTCCGCCTTGTCGGGACGGCCGGTCCCTACGGGTACCTGTACGCCGTGGCCGTCGACTCCGCGCGGAACCTGGCATTCGTCGGCTCGGACGCAGGAATCGGCGTGTTGGATGTCAGTAATCAGGCCCTGCCGGTGAGGCTGTCGGAAACGAACGACTGGAAGATTGCTTACGACCTCTGCTATGGTGGGAACGGCCTGCTCTACGTTGCGGGCGGGCCGATGGGCTTTCGCGTGATCTACGTTGACGACCCGGCGCAGCCGGTTGAGATCGGTTCCTGCCAGACGCCGGGCAATGCCGTGGGCGTTACCTTGAACTCGTGCTTTGCCTATGTCGCGGACGAGGAGGGCGGATTGCGCATTATCTCCGTCGCCGACCCGATGCGTCCGGTTGAAGTCGGCCACTATGACGCGCCGAGCCCTGTCCAAGGCTTGGCGGTGAGCGGGGCGTATGCCTATGTCGCAGATACGTCTGGGTTGCGGGTGGTCGAAGTCGCCAACCCGGCGCATCCGATCGAGGTTGGCAGCTACGACACGCCGCTCCATCCCCGGGGCGTGGCGGTGAGCGGCGACTATGCCTATGTCGCGACTGAGGTTGCCGGCTTGAGGGTAGTATCAGTGGCCGACCCGACCAATCCCATGAGGGTCGGATACTGCGCGACGCCGGGCTACTCCGTTGGCGTCACACTTAGAGGGCAGCGGGCCTATGTCGCCGGTGTCAATTGGTTCCATGTCATCTCGCTTCTCGACCCGACGAAGCCGGTTGAGGTCGGCGACTACAGCTTCTCCGGCGATGCACGAGCCGTCACCGCCGCCGGTGGCTATGCCTACGTCGCGGCCCAATTCGCCGGCCTTCAGATACTTGAGTTCTTCGGCGACAATCAGCCGCCGGTCGCCAGGGGCGTTCTGTGGGTTCCGCCTGCCGGGCAGCCTCAGACTGCGAGTCTGCTGAACGTAGTGGGGCGCAAGGTGGCGGACTTGCGAGCCGGCCAGAATGACGTGTCGCGGCTGGCAACGGGAGTGTACTTCGTGAGGGAAGCGCAAGCTGTCCGTAAGGTCGTCATCCGGCACTGAGCAGCTCAAGCTCAAGCTCTGGCCCGAATCCGAAACATCTGCGCCATCTGCGTAATCTGCGGTTACTCGTCCCTTCGTCCATCGTCTATCGTTGTCTGCGCACTTGCTGCCTTGGCCGCCTATCTGTGTCCATCTGTGTTCATCCGTGGTTGTTGGCGAGAGGCACTCCGTTCTTGAACGGCGGGCGATTTCCAATAGTCTTGGCACGTGATTTCCCTTTCCAATGTCACGATGGAGTTTGGTACGCAGGAACTCTATCGCGACGTGAATCTGTTCGTCGGTCCTGAGGACCGCATCGGACTGGCCGGCGCCAACGGGTCGGGCAAGTCCACAATCCTGAAACTGATGTCGGGCGAGCTTGAGCCGACGCGCGGGTCGGTTGACAAGCGGCGTGGCACGTGTATCGGGTATCTGCCTCAGACCGGCGCGGTCGTGGGCGAGCGGACCGTGCTGGAAGAGGCAATGACCGCCTTCAAGCATCTGGACGACGTTCAGACGGAGATGATTGAGCTCGAGCATCGGATGAAGGACGCGAACATGCCTGCGGATGAGCTGCAGGAAGTGTTGGACCGTTATTCGGTGCTGCAGCACCACTTCGGGCATGATGCATATGACCGCCAGCCCCGAGCCGAGAAGATTCTCATGAGCCTCGGGTTCGCCGAAGAGGATTTCCACAAGCAGTGCCGGACCCAGAGCGGCGGGTTCCAGGTGCGACTGGCTCTGGCGCGGATGCTCTTAGAGGAGCCGGACGTTCTGCTGCTGGACGAGCCGACCAACTACCTCGACATCCGTTCCATCGAGTGGCTGCAGGAGTATCTGACTGCGTTCAAGGGCGCGGTGGTGATGATTGCGCACGACCGCTATCTTCTCGACGCGCTGGTGCAGAAGATATGGGCAATCGAGTCGCACAAGGTGTTCATTTTCCCCGGGAACTACTCGAAGTACCTGAGCGACAAGGTGCAGCGGGATGAACGGCAGCTCAAGAAGTATGAGGAGCAGGTGCAGTTCATCAAGCGCACCGAGCAGTTCATCGCCCAGTACAAGGGGCGCAAGGATACCGCGCCGCGGGCGATGAGCAGGCAGAAGATGCTCGACCGGCTGGAGCGCATCACTCCGCCCGAGACCGCGCCCGTAATCCGCATCCGGTTCCCGGAGTCGGAAGAGGTCTACGGCAAGGCGATTGACCTGCGTTCGGTGTCCAAGAGCTTCGGCCCGAAGCGCGTGCTGCAGGATGTGAGCTTGGTGGTGGGCGGCGGCGAGAAGATCGGCCTGTTCGGCGCGAACGGACAGGGCAAGACAACGTTGCTACGCATGATTGCCGGCAAGCTGACGCCGGATTCGGGCGAGGCGTGGACCAGCCAGAAGACGCAGATTGCATACTATGAGCAGGGCGCGGAGGAGACTATCAACCCCGAGATGACCGTGCTTGAGGCAGCAGCCGATGCGGGCGCCGGATTCACCGAGAATGAACTCAAGGGGATTCTCGGCACGTTTCTGTTTTCGGGAGACGCGATAGACAAGAAGGTTGGCGTGCTGTCCGGAGGAGAGCGGAGCCGGCTGGCGATTATCCGGGCGCTGCTGACGCCGTCGAATCTCCTGATTCTCGACGAGCCGACCAACCATCTTGATATCCAGTCGCGGGAAATCCTGTTTGAGGCCATCCGCCGGTACAAACGGACCGTGGTATTCGCCGCGCACGACCGGTTCATGCTCGACGAACTGGCGGACAAGACAGTGAGGATTGACGGCGGCAGGGCAGTGCTCTTCCCGGGGAATTACAGCTACGCTGCGGGCCGCGTGGTGAAGCACGGGGCCGCAAGTCCGAAGTCTGAAGCACAAAGGACAAAGCAAGGCGGGCAACGGGCAAAGCCCGAATTCCAAAGTCCAAAGCCCGTGGTCCATGGTCCGAAGTCCAAAGTCCATGGTCCAAAGTCGCCTCATCACCAATCCGGCGACCCGGTCCGGGACATCGAACTGCGGCTCAGGCAGGTCGAGTCCGAGTACGAGGCGGCGCGGCAGGCGATGAACTACAATCGCGTGCGGGAGCTTGCTGACGAGCGGAAGTACCTCGAAGCCGAGCTTCAGGCTCGCAAGGCCGACCAGGTCGAGGGCGGCGCGGGACATGACCGAAATGTCTGACATTTCGGATCGTGTCCCAAGCGCGGCAAGGACCTCTGGATGATGGGATCGGGTCCGAGTTCGGACAAGGAAGCGGCGCTTGTCGCGCGACTGGCAGGTCTCGGCGTGAAACCGGAGGACCTGGTTGAGAAGTTCATCCGGGCCGCTGGCCCCGGCGGGCAGAACGTCAATAAGACCTCGACGGCGGTCTACCTCAAGCACTTGCCATCGGGCATCGAGGTCAAGATGCAACAGGAGCGTTCACAGGCCCTGAACCGGTTCCTAGCAAGAAGGTTGCTGGCGGACAAGCTCGAGGCCCGGCTGCGGGGCGAGCAAAGCGCAGAGGCCGCCCGCGTTGCGAAACTGAGACGGCAGAAGCGCAAACGGTCCCGGCGGGCGAAGGAGAAGGTGCTCGCGGCCAAGGCGCTTCAAGCGATCAAGAAGGCTGCACGCGGCGTCCCGCCTGACGAGTCGTGACCGGCGACTGCGACGCCAATTGTCTTGACTTCACGTACCTTCGGCATAGAATTGTTCATCGTGAGTGAGGGCATTTTCCGTTCCGCATTCGAGAGTGTGAAATCAGAAAATCTGGTCGTTGACAGATAGCGACGCTGGACAATGATACCTAGTCGTAAGTCTAAGGCAGTCGGCCTGTTCTCAGGCGGGCTCGACAGCATTCTGGCGACGAAGCTTATTACCGAGCAGGGCGTCACTGTCGTGGCGCTCCACTATCGGTTGCCGTTTGGCGTGCCCGGACGCGAGCCGAATGATGAGAAACTGTCGAAGCTGGCGAGCCTGGTTGGCGCAAGCCTGATGACGCTGGAAGCCGACGATTCCTACCTGCAACTAGTCAAGTCCCCGCAGTTCGGACATGTGAAACAGCTGGCGCCGTGCATCGACTGCCTCGTCATGATGCTCGCCAAGGCAAAGGAACTGGCCAGGGAGATCAAGGCCGACTTCGTGTTTACCGGTGAGGTAGTCGGACAACGGGCAGTTTGCCAGAACAAGCGTTCACTGAAGCAGATTGAGAAGACGGTAGGGCTCGAGGGCAGGCTGCTGCGTCCGCTGTCGGCCAAGCTGTTGGAGCCCACGATACCGGAGCTGACCGGCCTCGTGCGTCGGGAACGTCTGCTGGACCTGAAGGGCCGCAGCCGACGACGGCAGATACGGCTGGCACACGAATTCGGCATATTTGACTATCCGATCCCTGGAACCGGGTGCATGCTCCTCGACAAGAACTTCGCGGCCCGAGCGCGTGATGCCGTACAGCAGGATCAGTTGGCGCTGGCCGAGATTGAGCTGCTGAAGTACGGTCGTCACTTCCGGCTCGACAGCGGTGCGAAGGTGGTTGTGGGTCGGAATGAAGCCGAAAACAAGCGACTGGAGGAGCTGGCGCGGGATGACGACGTTCTGTGCAAGCCGGTCGAGGTCATGGGCCCGGTGGCGATTCTGCGGTCCCAGAAGAAAACCAAGAAAGACACCGAGATCGCGGCCCGGATCACTGCGCGCTATTCGGACGCGCCGGCCGGCAAATCCATAAAGCTCGACTGCGCAGGGAAGACTTTGTCGGTGAAGCCTTACAAGGACGAGGACTTCGCGGCCTGGCGCGTGCAGCCACAGGAGAGCAAGACGGCGGAACCAGCGTCCGGGGCCGGGGCAGAAACGCCCAAGCAGCAGCGCCGCAAGGCGGCTGAATGATCGGGATTACCGCGGCGCGTATGTCTAGTCAGACGCTTCGAGTATCACATGGGAAGTGACAGATGAGCATGACAGATGAGACCAAAGCCAAGATCCGTGAGGTATTGGACAAGGAGATACGACCGAACCTGCAGGCCGACGGCGGTGACGTCGAGCTGGTTGCCGTCGGTGACGATGGCGTGGTCCAGCTCAGGCTGACGGGTGCATGTTCCGGTTGCCCGTTCTCGGCGATGACGCTGGCGATTGGCGTCGAGCAGCGGCTGAAGGCCGCAGTGCCCGAGGTCGTCAAAGTCCAGCCCGTGCCCTGAGCACCGCGCTCCGAGCGCGTAAGTGCGAAGTCCGGAGTGCAATTGACCAGTTCCGGACGGTCTGTACGAGTCCGCAATCAATAATCTAGAATCTGAAATCGGTCAGGGCCAGGGCAGTCCTTCAAGAAAGCTCTGGCGGTAGGCCGCGC
This bacterium DNA region includes the following protein-coding sequences:
- a CDS encoding tRNA 4-thiouridine(8) synthase ThiI, translated to MIPSRKSKAVGLFSGGLDSILATKLITEQGVTVVALHYRLPFGVPGREPNDEKLSKLASLVGASLMTLEADDSYLQLVKSPQFGHVKQLAPCIDCLVMMLAKAKELAREIKADFVFTGEVVGQRAVCQNKRSLKQIEKTVGLEGRLLRPLSAKLLEPTIPELTGLVRRERLLDLKGRSRRRQIRLAHEFGIFDYPIPGTGCMLLDKNFAARARDAVQQDQLALAEIELLKYGRHFRLDSGAKVVVGRNEAENKRLEELARDDDVLCKPVEVMGPVAILRSQKKTKKDTEIAARITARYSDAPAGKSIKLDCAGKTLSVKPYKDEDFAAWRVQPQESKTAEPASGAGAETPKQQRRKAAE
- a CDS encoding ABC-F family ATP-binding cassette domain-containing protein codes for the protein MISLSNVTMEFGTQELYRDVNLFVGPEDRIGLAGANGSGKSTILKLMSGELEPTRGSVDKRRGTCIGYLPQTGAVVGERTVLEEAMTAFKHLDDVQTEMIELEHRMKDANMPADELQEVLDRYSVLQHHFGHDAYDRQPRAEKILMSLGFAEEDFHKQCRTQSGGFQVRLALARMLLEEPDVLLLDEPTNYLDIRSIEWLQEYLTAFKGAVVMIAHDRYLLDALVQKIWAIESHKVFIFPGNYSKYLSDKVQRDERQLKKYEEQVQFIKRTEQFIAQYKGRKDTAPRAMSRQKMLDRLERITPPETAPVIRIRFPESEEVYGKAIDLRSVSKSFGPKRVLQDVSLVVGGGEKIGLFGANGQGKTTLLRMIAGKLTPDSGEAWTSQKTQIAYYEQGAEETINPEMTVLEAAADAGAGFTENELKGILGTFLFSGDAIDKKVGVLSGGERSRLAIIRALLTPSNLLILDEPTNHLDIQSREILFEAIRRYKRTVVFAAHDRFMLDELADKTVRIDGGRAVLFPGNYSYAAGRVVKHGAASPKSEAQRTKQGGQRAKPEFQSPKPVVHGPKSKVHGPKSPHHQSGDPVRDIELRLRQVESEYEAARQAMNYNRVRELADERKYLEAELQARKADQVEGGAGHDRNV
- a CDS encoding NifU family protein, whose product is MTDETKAKIREVLDKEIRPNLQADGGDVELVAVGDDGVVQLRLTGACSGCPFSAMTLAIGVEQRLKAAVPEVVKVQPVP
- a CDS encoding peptide chain release factor-like protein, translated to MMGSGPSSDKEAALVARLAGLGVKPEDLVEKFIRAAGPGGQNVNKTSTAVYLKHLPSGIEVKMQQERSQALNRFLARRLLADKLEARLRGEQSAEAARVAKLRRQKRKRSRRAKEKVLAAKALQAIKKAARGVPPDES